The DNA segment ACCAACTGATCTTGTGGCAACAGCGCTGGGAAGCTGCATGCTTACTATTATTGGTATTGCTGCACGAACACACGGTTTTAGCATTGATGGGACTGAAGCGGCTATAACTAAATTGATGCTTTCCAATCCGAGAAGAATAGAAGCGGTGAGAATTGAGTTTAATTTTCCAGACTTTGCTTATTCGGATAAACAAAAAGAAATTATCGAAAGAGCAGGCCGCACCTGCCCGGTTGCACTGAGCCTACACCCGGATTTAAAGCAGAATATTACTTTCAATTTTAAGAGTCAGGACTCAGAATTAAAAATTAAAAATTAAAATCCCCAACTTAACATTCAACATTTAAAACTTAAAATTAAATTTTTATTCCCTTGACTTGCTGTCGATAATAATAGTGACCGGCCCGTCATTGATAAGCTGAATCTGCATCATGGCGCCGAATTCCCCGGTTTTAACGTCTTTTCCCAGATCAGAACTTAATTGCTTTACAAATTTCTCATAAAGCGGAATAGCGGTTTCAGGCCTGGCTGCGTGGATATAAGATGGCCTGTTCCCTTTCTTTGTGCTGGCATGCAGGGTAAACTGACTTATTACCAATATTTCACCATTTACTTCCATAACCGGAAGATTCATTACCCCGCCGGTATCATTGAAAATCCTCATCCTGCAGATCTTTCCGCAAAGCCACCCGATATCTTCCTGTCCGTCAGATTCTTCAATACCTAATAAAACAAGTAAACCTGGACCAATCCGGCTCTTTAAATTACCGCCAATGCTGACGCTGGCTTGTGTAACCCGTTGGATAACTGCTCTCATGATATTTCAAAGTTCGTGAAGATTTGCCAATCAGCAACCATCACCCTTTAAATTTATTAGCTTTGCTTTCCGGTATCAATATTATTTACTATTCAGGACTTATGGTTCGTTTGAGTGTTAATATCAATAAAATTGCCACGTTACGCAATGCCAGGGGCGGCAATGTGCCCGATGTTGTGAAAGCAGCCCTGGATTGTGAAAGATTCGGCGCCCAGGGAATTACCGTTCATCCCCGGCCGGATGAGCGTCATATCCGGTTCCTGGATGCACGGGACCTGAAGCCATTACTCAAGACCGAATTCAACATTGAAGGGAACCCAACCCCGGATTTTATCAAGCTGGTGCTGGAGATTATCCCTGCCCAGGTGACTCTCGTTCCTGACACTGCCGGCCAGCTTACATCTGATCACGGCTGGGACACGATTAAGAACCTCGGAAAACTCAGGGAAATCATCGCTGAATTTCATCGTTCAGGCATAAGAACTTCCATTTTTTTAGATCCTGATGTTAAAATGATTGAGTATGCGCAGGCAACGGGTACTGACAGAATTGAGCTATACACTGAAAGCTTCGCGAAGGAATTCCCGAAAAACAGGGATGTAGCCATCCTTCCGTATGCAGAAGCGGCAAATGCAGCGCAGAAGCTAGGTCTTGGGCTCAATGCAGGTCATGATCTCAATCTCGATAATTTGAATTATTTCGCCGCGAATATTCCGGGGTTACTGGAGGTTTCCATTGGCCATGCCTTGATTTGTGATGCTCTTTATTTTGGGTTGGAGAATGCCATTCAACTTTACCTGCGGCAGTTAAAACATACATTTTAATCTTAGGATCAATACCTGATGGATCTTTTTTACAGGGAATATGGAGAAGGACAGCCTATAGTCATTCTTCACGGATTACTGGGGATTTCCGATAATTGGGTGGGTATTGCCAGGAAGATTGCTGAGGAAGGATACAGGGTGTTGATCCCGGATCAGCGCAATCATGGGCAATCGCCGCAACATCCAGTCTTCAATTATTATGCTCTGACGGATGATATCTCGGAATTCATTGAAACAAAAAGTTTAGACAAGCCCATCATCCTGGGTCACTCAATGGGTGGAAAGGTCGCGATGCGCTACACGCTGGAAAATCCTAATTCAGTGAGCAGGATAATTATTGTCGATACCAGCCTCAGAACGTACGTCAGGTTTGATTACCATCTTAAGTTTATCGATGCAATGCTTTCAGTTGATTTCAGCCGGTCAGGCAGCCGGCAGGAAGTTGAAAAGGTGCTTTCAGAGAAAATCAGCGATGAACGCCTGGTTCAATTCCTGTTGAAGAATCTTTATTGGAAGGAGAAAAATCTTTTGGCATGGCGGCCTAACCTGCAGGCAATCAGCTATCACATTGAGGCAATGTATGACGGGGTTTTTTATTCGACCCGTTTTGAAAAACCGGCCCTTTTTATCAGGGGAGGCAAATCAGATTACATCCTTGAGGAGGATTATACGGCCATTTATCAGAATTTTCCTCAGGCGATTATCAGGACCATTGAAAATGGCACTCACTGGGTCCATGCCGATGAGCCTGCAGAATTCTATCGCCTGTTATTAGAATTTTTAAAATCCTGAATGCCTTTAACCAGCAAATTTAGCCGTTTGTTTTTTATATACCCTTACCGAAACAAAGATGCTGAATTCGTAAAGCCCCATCAGCGGGATGGTAACAAGTATCTGGCTGAAAACATCAGGCGGGGTAATAATAGCAGCAATTGTGAGCAGGATGACCAGCACATATTTCCGGTTCTTTTTCATGAATGCAGGTGTCAGGATGCCCACTTTTGTAAGGAAGAAAACAATAATGGGCAATTCAAACACTAAGCCGCATGCCAGGGTAACAGATACGACAGTGCTGATATATGAACTCAGCGTAATGGTATTGGTGACCGCAGTGCTCACCTGGTAGGATGAAAAAAAGTTGATGGTAAGAGGGACAATAAGATAATAGCTGAAGAGCATGCCAATAATAAACAGAATAGAGCTATACACAACCGCACCTTGTGAATATTTTTTTTCATTGGGTAAAAGGGCAGGCCTGATAAAACTCCATATTTCCCATAACAGGTAAGGAATAGCAATTACAACAGCTGCCATCATCGAAACATAGACATGGGTCATGAACTGCCCGGACATCTGGATATTAACGATTTCCATGGGGACGGTGCCCATACATAAATCCAGGGAAAGCCATCTGCCTATCGCACAGAAAGCCCGGTAAGTAATAAAATCGGGATCTTTCGGAGCCAGGAGGATTTCATCAAAAATAAATCTGCGCATTATAAAAGCTGCGATTGCCAGCAGGAGCAGTATAATGACTGACCTGACCAGATGCCATCGCAGCTCTTCAAGGTGCTCCCAGAAGCTCATCTCCTTTTCGGGAGATTTTTCGCCTTTCTTTTTATTTGAAGTTTCTTCAGCCATTCCTGGTAAATTCAGGCAAAATTAGTAAAAAGGAAGGCTTTATGGAGAATAAAAATTCATCAGGTAAAGATGATCTGTGAGCCTTCTCCACCTGCTAATTCATAAAACTCGCCGACAGTAATAATTCCTTTTACATGTTCACTCAGATCTTCTTTGCGAACTTTGAACATATCTGCAGCTAACTTGCAGGCATAAAGATTGCCACCTCCGGCTACAAACAATTCGATGAATTCGCTGACCGGCGGAACATCCAACTTGTCCATCTGTTTTTTCATCATGGATGAAACCATCGCTTCCATGCCAGGTATTACACCCAGCCAGGTCGGCATACGAGCCCCACCAGGAAGTCTCATCGCAGGATTGCCTACGACACCCGTATGTAGTTTATCCATCCTTCTTTTCATGATGGCTTCAAGACCGAAAAAGGTGAAGAAAAGGTTCGCTTCTATTCCCTCCATTACGGCGCCGTTCCCCATCACAAAAGCTGCATAAACATCTTCAAGAGATCCTTTTGCACAGATGATGGAAACTTTCTTAATCGGATTTGATTTTACATTACTCATAATAGTTTTTTGTTATTAGATTGTCAGACACAGCTTTCC comes from the Bacteroidales bacterium genome and includes:
- a CDS encoding OsmC family protein, with the translated sequence METAKTIYRGDLRTEALHVQSGVTITTDAPLDNQGKGEFFSPTDLVATALGSCMLTIIGIAARTHGFSIDGTEAAITKLMLSNPRRIEAVRIEFNFPDFAYSDKQKEIIERAGRTCPVALSLHPDLKQNITFNFKSQDSELKIKN
- the dtd gene encoding D-aminoacyl-tRNA deacylase — protein: MRAVIQRVTQASVSIGGNLKSRIGPGLLVLLGIEESDGQEDIGWLCGKICRMRIFNDTGGVMNLPVMEVNGEILVISQFTLHASTKKGNRPSYIHAARPETAIPLYEKFVKQLSSDLGKDVKTGEFGAMMQIQLINDGPVTIIIDSKSRE
- a CDS encoding pyridoxine 5'-phosphate synthase, translating into MVRLSVNINKIATLRNARGGNVPDVVKAALDCERFGAQGITVHPRPDERHIRFLDARDLKPLLKTEFNIEGNPTPDFIKLVLEIIPAQVTLVPDTAGQLTSDHGWDTIKNLGKLREIIAEFHRSGIRTSIFLDPDVKMIEYAQATGTDRIELYTESFAKEFPKNRDVAILPYAEAANAAQKLGLGLNAGHDLNLDNLNYFAANIPGLLEVSIGHALICDALYFGLENAIQLYLRQLKHTF
- a CDS encoding alpha/beta fold hydrolase, yielding MDLFYREYGEGQPIVILHGLLGISDNWVGIARKIAEEGYRVLIPDQRNHGQSPQHPVFNYYALTDDISEFIETKSLDKPIILGHSMGGKVAMRYTLENPNSVSRIIIVDTSLRTYVRFDYHLKFIDAMLSVDFSRSGSRQEVEKVLSEKISDERLVQFLLKNLYWKEKNLLAWRPNLQAISYHIEAMYDGVFYSTRFEKPALFIRGGKSDYILEEDYTAIYQNFPQAIIRTIENGTHWVHADEPAEFYRLLLEFLKS
- the tatC gene encoding twin-arginine translocase subunit TatC, coding for MAEETSNKKKGEKSPEKEMSFWEHLEELRWHLVRSVIILLLLAIAAFIMRRFIFDEILLAPKDPDFITYRAFCAIGRWLSLDLCMGTVPMEIVNIQMSGQFMTHVYVSMMAAVVIAIPYLLWEIWSFIRPALLPNEKKYSQGAVVYSSILFIIGMLFSYYLIVPLTINFFSSYQVSTAVTNTITLSSYISTVVSVTLACGLVFELPIIVFFLTKVGILTPAFMKKNRKYVLVILLTIAAIITPPDVFSQILVTIPLMGLYEFSIFVSVRVYKKQTAKFAG
- a CDS encoding DsrE/DsrF/DrsH-like family protein yields the protein MSNVKSNPIKKVSIICAKGSLEDVYAAFVMGNGAVMEGIEANLFFTFFGLEAIMKRRMDKLHTGVVGNPAMRLPGGARMPTWLGVIPGMEAMVSSMMKKQMDKLDVPPVSEFIELFVAGGGNLYACKLAADMFKVRKEDLSEHVKGIITVGEFYELAGGEGSQIIFT